The Vibrio gallaecicus genome contains a region encoding:
- the tolC gene encoding outer membrane channel protein TolC: MKKLLPLLISAAIGSLSTSAFADSLAEVYDLAKQNDPQLLRSAAQRDAAFEAVTSSRSTLLPQINLTANYDINRGERNSLDNDSNVWGAAIGFTQELYQRSSWITLDSAEKTARQADSSYAATQQALILRVATAYFEVLRSQDNLEFVRAEKAAVARQLEQTKQRFEVGLSAITDVHDAQAQFDGVLADEVLAENTLVNNYEGLREITGQEHSNLNILDTDRFSASKTAESATALVEQAQEKNLSLLASRISQDIAKDNIALADSGHLPSLTLDGSYSLADQSSSPNDYDQDNLNLGLNLVVPLYTGGNTTSLSKQAEYNYVAASEDLEATYRSVVKDVRAFNNNISASIGALRAYEQSVVSAQSALEATEAGFDVGTRTIVDVLDSTRRLYDANKNLSDARYNYILSVLQLRQAVGTLSEQDIVDVNAGLKAAS, translated from the coding sequence ATGAAGAAACTGCTTCCACTACTTATCAGTGCAGCAATTGGTAGCCTTAGTACATCAGCGTTTGCTGATTCACTAGCTGAAGTTTATGACCTAGCAAAGCAGAATGATCCGCAACTTCTACGTTCAGCGGCTCAACGTGACGCTGCCTTTGAAGCTGTAACTTCAAGCCGCAGTACTTTGCTTCCACAAATCAATTTAACGGCTAACTACGATATCAATCGTGGTGAGCGTAATAGTCTTGATAACGATAGTAATGTTTGGGGTGCAGCAATTGGCTTCACACAAGAACTTTACCAACGTTCTTCATGGATCACTCTAGATTCAGCAGAGAAAACAGCTCGTCAAGCCGATTCATCTTACGCGGCAACACAGCAGGCTTTAATCCTTCGAGTAGCAACGGCATACTTTGAAGTATTACGTTCTCAAGATAACTTAGAGTTTGTTCGTGCAGAAAAAGCAGCGGTAGCTCGACAGTTAGAGCAAACTAAGCAACGTTTTGAAGTTGGTCTATCTGCTATTACTGATGTGCATGATGCACAAGCTCAGTTTGATGGTGTACTTGCCGATGAAGTTCTTGCTGAAAATACGCTAGTCAATAACTATGAAGGTCTTCGTGAAATTACAGGTCAAGAGCACTCTAACCTGAACATTTTAGATACTGACCGCTTCTCAGCAAGTAAAACTGCTGAGTCTGCTACAGCGTTAGTAGAACAAGCTCAAGAGAAGAACTTAAGCTTGTTGGCTTCTCGTATTTCTCAAGACATTGCGAAAGACAACATTGCATTAGCTGACTCTGGTCACCTGCCAAGCCTAACTTTAGATGGTAGCTACTCACTTGCTGATCAATCAAGCAGTCCAAATGACTATGATCAAGACAACTTAAACCTAGGTTTAAACTTGGTAGTGCCTCTATACACGGGTGGTAATACAACATCTCTATCTAAACAAGCTGAATACAACTATGTTGCAGCAAGTGAAGACTTAGAAGCGACTTACCGCTCTGTAGTAAAAGATGTTCGTGCATTTAATAACAACATCAGCGCATCAATTGGCGCACTACGCGCTTATGAGCAGTCTGTAGTTTCAGCTCAATCGGCTCTTGAAGCGACTGAAGCTGGTTTTGATGTAGGTACTCGTACTATTGTTGACGTATTAGATTCGACTCGTCGTCTTTACGATGCAAACAAAAACCTTTCTGATGCTCGTTACAACTACATCTTAAGCGTACTTCAACTTCGTCAAGCAGTTGGTACATTAAGCGAACAAGACATTGTAGATGTAAACGCAGGTCTTAAAGCTGCAAGCTAA
- the hldE gene encoding bifunctional D-glycero-beta-D-manno-heptose-7-phosphate kinase/D-glycero-beta-D-manno-heptose 1-phosphate adenylyltransferase HldE has product MKPILPDYSQSGVLIVGDVMLDRYWYGPTGRISPEAPVPVVKVENNEERPGGAANVAMNIASLGGYAHIVGLTGVDEPAQVLKDTLSSLKVKCDFVELKDYPTITKLRVMSRGQQLIRLDFEDKFENTDPELVLSRMEQALPNVRSVILSDYAKGALEHVQQFIQKARAANVPVFIDPKGADFERYRGATLLTPNMAEFELVAGKVKSEEELIEKGLALIEEFDFEALLVTRSEHGMTLLRKGQEPFHLPTLAKEVYDVTGAGDTVISVLAASVAAGKALDEACALANAAAGVVVGKLGTSTLSIIELAEAIHGSQDTDFGVISESALVEAVKRARAKGEKVVMTNGCFDILHAGHVSYMNHAAELGDRLIVAVNTDDSVKRLKGPTRPINPTDRRMAVLAGLGAVDWVVPFSEDTPQRLISKVLPSILVKGGDYKPEEIAGGEEVIAAGGEVKVLNFEDGCSTTEIIEAIKGGRG; this is encoded by the coding sequence ATGAAACCAATTCTACCTGACTACAGCCAATCAGGCGTTCTAATTGTCGGTGATGTAATGCTAGACCGCTATTGGTATGGTCCAACAGGGCGCATTTCACCTGAAGCGCCAGTACCTGTTGTAAAAGTAGAAAATAACGAAGAGCGTCCTGGCGGTGCTGCCAATGTGGCAATGAATATTGCTTCGCTAGGTGGCTATGCGCATATCGTTGGTTTAACGGGTGTTGATGAACCTGCACAAGTTTTAAAAGACACATTAAGTTCGTTGAAAGTGAAATGTGACTTTGTTGAATTAAAAGATTACCCAACGATCACGAAATTACGCGTGATGAGCCGTGGTCAGCAATTAATTCGTCTAGATTTTGAAGATAAGTTCGAGAATACAGACCCAGAACTAGTGCTTTCTCGTATGGAGCAGGCATTACCTAATGTTCGTTCTGTGATCTTATCGGATTACGCAAAAGGTGCTTTAGAGCATGTTCAGCAATTTATCCAAAAAGCGCGCGCGGCTAATGTTCCTGTTTTCATCGACCCTAAAGGTGCCGATTTTGAGCGCTACCGTGGCGCAACTCTATTAACGCCAAATATGGCTGAATTTGAGCTTGTTGCAGGTAAAGTAAAATCAGAAGAAGAACTTATCGAAAAAGGCTTAGCTTTAATTGAAGAGTTTGATTTTGAAGCGCTACTCGTCACTCGCAGTGAGCATGGCATGACTTTGCTACGTAAAGGACAAGAACCTTTCCATCTGCCAACATTAGCAAAAGAAGTGTATGACGTAACTGGCGCGGGTGATACCGTTATTTCAGTACTTGCAGCTTCGGTTGCTGCGGGTAAAGCATTAGATGAAGCATGTGCATTAGCGAATGCGGCCGCAGGTGTTGTGGTTGGTAAGCTAGGTACATCAACGTTATCAATCATTGAATTAGCAGAAGCTATTCACGGAAGCCAAGATACTGATTTCGGTGTGATTTCTGAGTCTGCGCTTGTTGAAGCGGTAAAACGCGCTCGAGCGAAAGGCGAAAAAGTCGTCATGACAAATGGTTGCTTTGATATCTTACACGCGGGCCATGTTTCTTACATGAACCATGCTGCTGAACTAGGTGACCGATTAATTGTCGCTGTGAACACTGATGATTCAGTTAAACGTTTGAAAGGTCCAACTCGTCCAATTAATCCAACTGATCGCCGTATGGCGGTATTAGCGGGTTTAGGTGCCGTTGATTGGGTGGTTCCATTCTCTGAAGATACCCCTCAACGTTTGATCTCAAAAGTACTGCCAAGCATTTTAGTAAAAGGTGGTGATTACAAACCGGAAGAGATTGCTGGTGGTGAAGAAGTGATTGCTGCTGGTGGCGAAGTGAAGGTTCTAAACTTTGAAGACGGTTGTTCAACAACTGAAATCATAGAAGCGATCAAAGGTGGTAGAGGCTAA
- the glnE gene encoding bifunctional [glutamate--ammonia ligase]-adenylyl-L-tyrosine phosphorylase/[glutamate--ammonia-ligase] adenylyltransferase, with protein sequence MQLPSQLVPYAQSALESLYDHQKEHIEQWSPERLDELTYVLGLSSFIGDCLQRDEELCQQLPAMLDASTSGNERSAQYRAKLAGLLSECRDEMSGQRVLRQFRNREMTYIAWQDFTASWKLEESLSHLSMLAEAMIFETYQWQYDICCQEWGTPCNSEGEPQPMLIIGMGKLGGGELNFSSDIDLIFTYPENGETQGARRSIANAQFFTRLGQRLIKALDQHTFDGFCYRVDMRLRPFGESGPLVMSYAALEDYYQEQGRDWERYAMVKARVMGSEMYPEYQELRQMLRPFVFRRYIDFSAIQSLRRMKSMISSEVRRRGLSNNIKLGPGGIREIEFIAQVFQLIRGGREPSLRGRGLLETLSAIETLGLLESKEVEHLSSAYLFLRRLENLLQAMGDKQTQTLPDGEQEQLQLAVAMKFSDWDGLIEETRNHMAKVHIVFEDLIGVEEEDANPIASHFSELWDMAHKPDVIEHVLENDIAIANPPEAAKTIIQFKADLAKKTLGPRGREVLNRLMPKVFQALYTAKDAEFGLSRVLHLLHRIVTRTTYLELLDEHPAALTQLVRLCTASPMISEQLGRYPILLDELIDPQQLYNPVPLESYKTELRDYLARIPEDDMEQQMEGLRQFKQTCILRIAAADIAGVLPVMKVSDHLTYLAEAIVEAGINQAWLQVAAKFGEPTHIKDREGRGFAVVGYGKVGGWELGYNSDLDIVFMHDCPVNVYTDGKKEIDGRQFYLRLAQRIIHIFSTRTASGILYEIDTRLRPSGVSGLLVSPTDAFDEYQHNDAWTWEHQALTRARMIYGDGQLAEAFNKTRHEVLCLDRDEEKLKKDVVDMREKMRGHLGGKKSDRFMLKQDAGGITDIEFLAQYLVLRYSHEKPKLTRWCDNVRVFESMLSQGIMEEAQGLALTNAYTTLRDEIHHRNLLNLDADVAIDKFPQEREAVKQAWQEWMVD encoded by the coding sequence ATGCAATTACCTTCTCAACTCGTACCTTATGCTCAGTCCGCATTAGAGAGCTTATATGATCATCAAAAAGAACATATTGAACAATGGTCACCAGAGCGACTTGATGAGCTGACTTATGTTTTAGGCTTGAGTTCATTTATTGGTGATTGTTTACAGCGAGATGAAGAACTTTGTCAGCAGTTGCCAGCGATGTTGGATGCCTCAACTAGTGGGAATGAAAGATCAGCTCAGTACCGAGCAAAACTAGCGGGCTTACTGTCTGAATGCCGCGATGAAATGAGTGGGCAACGAGTTTTACGTCAATTCCGAAACCGAGAGATGACTTATATTGCATGGCAAGATTTTACAGCGTCATGGAAGTTAGAAGAGAGCTTATCTCATCTGTCGATGCTTGCTGAAGCGATGATCTTTGAAACCTATCAATGGCAATATGACATCTGCTGTCAAGAGTGGGGCACTCCATGTAATAGTGAAGGTGAGCCGCAACCCATGCTTATTATTGGTATGGGAAAACTTGGTGGTGGTGAACTGAATTTCTCATCGGATATTGATTTGATATTTACCTACCCTGAAAATGGGGAAACGCAGGGTGCGAGGCGCAGTATTGCAAATGCACAGTTCTTTACTCGATTAGGGCAAAGACTCATTAAGGCGCTTGATCAGCACACCTTTGATGGCTTTTGTTATCGTGTAGATATGCGCTTAAGACCGTTCGGTGAGAGTGGACCACTCGTGATGAGCTATGCCGCGCTTGAAGATTACTACCAAGAACAAGGACGTGACTGGGAACGCTACGCGATGGTTAAAGCCAGAGTGATGGGCAGTGAAATGTACCCTGAATATCAAGAGCTTCGCCAAATGCTGCGCCCGTTCGTATTCCGCCGTTATATTGATTTTAGTGCCATTCAATCTTTGCGCCGTATGAAATCAATGATCAGCAGCGAAGTCCGTCGCCGTGGTTTATCGAACAATATTAAACTTGGTCCTGGTGGAATCCGAGAAATTGAATTTATTGCCCAAGTATTTCAACTTATTCGCGGTGGGCGAGAACCTAGCTTGCGAGGTCGTGGTTTACTCGAAACACTATCTGCCATCGAAACGCTTGGCTTATTAGAATCAAAAGAAGTTGAGCATTTGAGCTCGGCATATTTATTTCTAAGACGTCTTGAAAACCTATTGCAAGCGATGGGTGATAAGCAAACTCAAACTTTACCTGATGGTGAGCAAGAGCAGCTTCAATTAGCCGTTGCAATGAAATTTTCAGATTGGGATGGTTTAATCGAAGAAACGCGAAACCACATGGCTAAAGTGCATATTGTTTTTGAAGATCTCATTGGTGTTGAAGAAGAAGATGCAAACCCCATTGCGAGTCATTTTTCGGAACTCTGGGACATGGCACATAAGCCAGATGTAATAGAACATGTACTAGAAAATGACATTGCAATCGCTAATCCACCAGAAGCCGCGAAAACAATCATTCAATTCAAAGCCGATCTTGCCAAGAAAACCTTAGGTCCACGCGGAAGGGAAGTTCTAAATCGATTAATGCCAAAAGTCTTCCAAGCTTTGTATACCGCCAAGGATGCCGAGTTTGGTCTATCAAGAGTTCTGCATTTATTGCATCGTATTGTTACGCGTACAACATATTTAGAATTGCTAGATGAGCACCCTGCTGCACTGACTCAGCTGGTTCGGTTATGTACTGCAAGCCCAATGATTTCAGAGCAACTTGGGCGTTACCCGATTTTGCTCGATGAGTTGATCGATCCTCAGCAACTGTATAACCCAGTTCCTTTAGAGTCTTACAAAACAGAATTGCGTGATTACCTTGCTCGTATTCCAGAAGACGATATGGAACAGCAAATGGAAGGGCTACGTCAATTCAAGCAAACCTGTATTTTGCGTATTGCTGCGGCTGACATTGCAGGGGTTCTACCAGTAATGAAAGTGAGTGATCACTTAACTTATTTAGCTGAAGCCATTGTAGAAGCAGGGATCAATCAAGCTTGGCTACAAGTTGCCGCTAAATTCGGAGAGCCTACCCATATTAAAGATCGAGAGGGTCGAGGTTTTGCTGTAGTCGGTTACGGAAAAGTAGGCGGTTGGGAATTAGGGTACAACTCTGATCTTGATATTGTGTTCATGCACGATTGCCCTGTGAATGTATACACTGACGGTAAAAAAGAGATTGATGGTCGTCAATTTTACTTGAGACTTGCACAGCGAATTATTCACATATTCTCCACTCGAACCGCTTCAGGGATCTTATACGAGATCGATACACGTCTACGCCCTTCTGGTGTTTCGGGTTTACTGGTTAGTCCTACGGATGCTTTTGATGAATATCAGCATAATGATGCATGGACCTGGGAGCACCAAGCCCTGACTCGCGCTCGAATGATTTATGGTGATGGGCAGCTTGCTGAGGCGTTTAACAAAACTCGCCATGAAGTGTTGTGCCTTGATCGAGATGAAGAGAAGCTCAAGAAAGATGTCGTAGATATGCGTGAAAAAATGCGTGGGCATTTAGGTGGAAAGAAATCAGACCGATTTATGCTTAAGCAAGATGCTGGTGGTATTACGGATATTGAGTTCTTAGCCCAATATTTAGTGCTGCGTTATAGCCATGAAAAACCGAAATTAACTCGTTGGTGTGACAATGTCCGAGTTTTTGAAAGCATGTTATCGCAAGGCATTATGGAAGAAGCACAAGGCTTAGCATTAACGAATGCGTACACTACTTTACGAGATGAAATCCACCATCGTAATTTACTTAACTTAGATGCCGATGTCGCGATAGATAAATTCCCACAAGAAAGGGAAGCGGTGAAGCAAGCATGGCAAGAATGGATGGTTGATTAA
- a CDS encoding methyl-accepting chemotaxis protein, which yields MTKLAFKPWERIISDTRLVPKMIVLMVFSTVLIIAKQLWDASTFYDALLAATNSAQVAQEHYETYLVQVAWQTAIMIAVFIVLLMGAANVMLRQTQYLSAAIKVMASKDLSVPIGMDCKDEYGDVARELEKTRVQLHDMIKTQLSSSDELSALTEVMTISMSETKDSAQEEFNEIDQLATAMSEMTSTVQTVADHAQNASALTEQASAQAVTGQKFVQGTVTKMSELSTDISASAGAVNQVEERVESIGSVVGTIQGISEQTNLLALNAAIEAARAGEAGRGFAVVADEVRNLAQRTQQATVEIQEMITHLQNSANSAVELMEKSVVEAADGVELVTNAGSELDGIVEQVNQINDMNFQIATAAGQQSSVAEEMSVNLTNVRELVEASVTVVGELLETSEIMQTNAEELDGKIKQFKV from the coding sequence ATGACAAAACTGGCCTTTAAGCCTTGGGAAAGGATTATCTCGGATACCCGTCTCGTTCCGAAAATGATCGTATTGATGGTGTTTAGTACGGTTTTGATCATTGCTAAGCAATTGTGGGATGCAAGTACATTCTACGATGCGCTTCTTGCTGCCACAAATAGCGCTCAAGTTGCTCAAGAACATTATGAAACCTACCTGGTTCAGGTGGCATGGCAAACTGCAATTATGATTGCTGTATTTATCGTGCTGCTGATGGGGGCCGCTAACGTGATGTTGCGTCAAACTCAGTACTTAAGCGCTGCAATTAAAGTTATGGCAAGCAAAGACCTTTCAGTTCCTATTGGTATGGACTGTAAAGATGAGTATGGTGATGTTGCTCGTGAGTTAGAAAAAACTCGCGTTCAACTTCATGACATGATTAAAACTCAGCTTAGCTCTTCAGATGAATTATCAGCGCTGACGGAAGTAATGACTATCAGTATGTCTGAAACGAAAGACTCGGCACAAGAAGAATTCAATGAAATTGATCAGCTTGCGACTGCAATGAGTGAAATGACTTCTACTGTACAAACAGTAGCAGACCATGCTCAGAATGCTTCAGCACTAACCGAGCAAGCATCAGCACAAGCCGTAACGGGGCAGAAGTTTGTACAAGGTACTGTGACGAAGATGAGCGAGCTATCTACAGATATTTCAGCGTCAGCAGGTGCCGTGAACCAAGTAGAAGAGCGCGTAGAATCTATTGGAAGCGTTGTTGGTACTATTCAAGGCATCTCAGAACAAACTAATTTACTTGCATTGAATGCTGCTATTGAAGCTGCGCGTGCGGGTGAAGCTGGTCGTGGTTTCGCGGTTGTAGCCGATGAAGTTCGTAACCTAGCTCAACGTACGCAACAAGCAACTGTTGAAATTCAAGAGATGATCACTCATTTGCAAAATAGTGCGAATTCAGCTGTTGAACTAATGGAGAAAAGTGTAGTTGAAGCTGCAGATGGTGTAGAGCTGGTAACCAATGCCGGTTCTGAACTTGATGGCATTGTTGAGCAAGTTAATCAAATAAATGACATGAACTTCCAAATTGCAACGGCCGCAGGTCAACAAAGCAGTGTGGCTGAAGAAATGAGCGTTAACCTTACTAACGTAAGAGAGCTAGTAGAAGCGTCTGTAACCGTAGTCGGTGAGCTACTAGAAACCTCTGAAATCATGCAAACAAATGCTGAAGAATTGGATGGTAAAATCAAGCAATTCAAAGTGTAA
- a CDS encoding potassium channel family protein produces MLNTTKDTAKPMSLLSLILSFIALFVISSLLFAPIDHETRQILIGLDFIICSIFILQLTIDLFRADDKVQYLKVHWIDFIASLPLIEPLRFARIFQILRVILILRSGKRVFRNLLNNKKETTLASILLLLVILLTIGAGSILLLEHKDPSANITTGQDALWWAFVTISTVGYGDHYPVTSSGKLIASIVIICGVGVFGMISGLITSLITSPNRQENLQAENNDKNIELIIKQQQAILERLDQLEKQIKK; encoded by the coding sequence ATGTTAAATACTACCAAAGACACAGCAAAGCCGATGAGCTTATTGTCACTTATACTCTCTTTCATAGCGTTATTTGTGATCTCTAGCTTGTTGTTTGCCCCAATCGATCATGAGACTCGACAAATACTTATCGGCCTCGACTTTATTATCTGTAGTATTTTTATCCTACAGCTCACCATTGATCTCTTTCGGGCAGATGACAAAGTCCAGTACCTAAAAGTCCACTGGATCGATTTCATAGCCAGCTTGCCGCTCATTGAACCTCTGCGTTTCGCTCGAATCTTCCAGATCTTAAGAGTGATCCTGATATTAAGATCAGGAAAACGAGTATTTAGAAACCTGCTGAATAATAAGAAAGAAACAACACTAGCTTCTATTCTTTTACTGCTCGTGATATTGCTTACCATCGGTGCTGGAAGCATTCTATTACTTGAGCACAAAGACCCAAGTGCGAACATCACCACAGGGCAAGATGCCTTATGGTGGGCATTTGTTACTATATCAACCGTGGGTTATGGGGATCATTATCCCGTCACAAGTTCGGGAAAATTGATCGCATCAATTGTAATTATTTGTGGTGTGGGTGTATTCGGTATGATCTCAGGGCTGATCACTTCACTCATCACCTCCCCCAACAGACAAGAAAACCTGCAGGCTGAGAATAATGATAAAAATATAGAACTGATCATCAAGCAGCAACAAGCGATTTTAGAACGTCTGGATCAGCTCGAAAAACAGATAAAAAAATAG
- a CDS encoding CYTH and CHAD domain-containing protein yields the protein METEIELKFFVSPDFSETLRNKIAETKVLQHSCRELGNIYFDTPDNWLRKHDTGLRIRRFDDVFVQTVKTAGRVVAGLHQRPEYNAEHNSNEPDLSLHPADIWPEGKDIETVQSELFPLFSTNFTREQWLVGMPDGSQIEVAFDQGFVVSGDKQDPICEVELELKSGQADALFTLSRQFCENGGMRLGNLSKAAKGYRLAQGYAGDEVKELTLVNTDKHDTVESCFIQSLEHALSHWHTHEQIFTERQSIEALHEISHSISFIRQTFTIYGGIVPRRASAILRQELKWLEQELNWLKTYDYLEDLLEDKGHVLRKLDARKFLVSELKEMQQQLPEREELLTLLSSARYTGLLLDLSRWILSRGWQPFLDEKAREQMARGIEWFSVKQLDRTWAELMEAFPPERVMSSQAYIEQQYRLMRNLYSGVGFASLYDDEERNSFRLPWADMIQGIDDLLMLKTLSPLIEKLEGDEKDQLERWLARQEVSILHAMEQTRQISVEVEPYWQD from the coding sequence ATGGAAACCGAGATAGAGCTTAAGTTTTTTGTTTCTCCTGATTTTTCAGAGACTTTGCGCAATAAAATTGCTGAAACTAAAGTCCTTCAGCACAGTTGTCGTGAATTAGGTAACATCTACTTCGACACCCCTGATAACTGGCTACGTAAGCATGATACTGGCTTACGAATTCGACGTTTTGATGACGTATTTGTACAAACCGTAAAAACGGCGGGTCGAGTTGTCGCTGGTCTACATCAAAGACCTGAATATAATGCCGAGCATAACAGTAATGAACCCGACTTATCTTTACATCCTGCCGACATTTGGCCAGAAGGAAAAGATATTGAAACGGTCCAATCCGAATTATTCCCCCTTTTCTCGACTAACTTTACTCGTGAGCAGTGGTTAGTGGGGATGCCTGATGGAAGTCAAATCGAAGTTGCTTTTGATCAGGGCTTTGTAGTTTCAGGTGATAAACAAGATCCTATTTGCGAAGTCGAGCTTGAACTTAAATCCGGCCAAGCCGATGCTTTATTTACTCTGTCTCGCCAGTTTTGTGAAAATGGCGGCATGCGCTTAGGTAATCTTAGCAAAGCTGCGAAAGGTTATCGCCTTGCTCAAGGCTATGCTGGGGATGAAGTGAAAGAACTGACATTGGTGAATACCGATAAACATGACACAGTCGAATCGTGTTTTATTCAGTCTTTAGAGCATGCCTTATCTCACTGGCATACTCATGAACAGATTTTTACTGAGCGTCAGTCGATTGAAGCTTTGCATGAAATCAGTCATTCAATCAGCTTTATTCGCCAAACTTTTACTATTTACGGTGGCATCGTTCCACGTCGAGCCAGTGCTATTTTACGTCAAGAATTAAAATGGCTAGAGCAGGAACTAAACTGGCTAAAAACGTACGATTACCTTGAAGACCTGCTTGAAGATAAAGGGCACGTACTACGTAAGCTTGATGCACGTAAGTTTTTGGTTTCAGAATTGAAGGAGATGCAACAACAGCTGCCTGAACGTGAAGAGTTACTGACACTGTTAAGTTCTGCGCGTTACACCGGCTTATTGTTGGATTTGAGTCGCTGGATCTTATCAAGAGGATGGCAACCATTCTTAGATGAAAAAGCTCGTGAGCAAATGGCTCGAGGTATTGAGTGGTTCTCTGTGAAGCAATTAGATAGAACTTGGGCTGAGCTCATGGAAGCTTTCCCACCAGAAAGAGTAATGTCTAGCCAAGCGTACATAGAGCAGCAATATCGATTAATGAGGAATTTATACTCAGGTGTCGGGTTTGCCAGCCTTTATGATGATGAAGAACGTAATAGCTTCAGGCTACCTTGGGCTGACATGATCCAGGGTATTGATGATTTATTAATGTTAAAGACGCTTTCACCACTTATCGAGAAGTTAGAAGGCGATGAGAAAGATCAGCTAGAGCGCTGGTTAGCTCGGCAAGAAGTATCAATCTTGCATGCAATGGAACAAACTCGTCAGATTAGCGTTGAAGTTGAGCCGTACTGGCAAGACTAA
- a CDS encoding TIGR00153 family protein, with protein sequence MPVNTIMGLFAKSPIKPLQRHVVCVNECCSHLVNFFEVSSKGDWEKASEIRAQISHLEKEADVLKREIRLKLPRGLFMPVDRTDMLELLTQQDKLANLAKDIAGRVYGRQLVIPAPMQENFIAYVKRCLDAANQAQNVINELDELLETGFKGREVTLVAEMIHQLDVIEDDTDAMQIELRQQLMAIEGDLNPVDIMFLYKILEWIGGIADQAQRVGARLEVMLSRS encoded by the coding sequence ATGCCAGTAAATACAATTATGGGGTTATTTGCAAAGTCCCCAATTAAGCCTTTGCAGCGTCACGTGGTTTGCGTGAATGAATGTTGTTCACATTTAGTCAATTTCTTTGAAGTTTCTTCAAAGGGTGACTGGGAAAAAGCATCTGAAATTCGAGCTCAAATTTCTCATTTAGAGAAAGAAGCAGACGTACTAAAACGTGAAATTCGCCTTAAACTTCCTCGCGGTTTGTTTATGCCAGTTGATCGCACCGATATGTTGGAGCTTTTAACTCAGCAAGACAAACTTGCAAACCTAGCGAAAGACATTGCTGGCCGTGTATATGGTCGTCAACTTGTCATTCCTGCTCCAATGCAAGAAAACTTTATTGCTTACGTTAAACGTTGCCTAGATGCAGCGAACCAAGCACAAAACGTAATCAATGAACTAGACGAGTTACTTGAAACGGGCTTTAAAGGTCGTGAAGTGACACTCGTTGCTGAAATGATTCATCAATTAGATGTAATCGAAGATGATACCGATGCAATGCAGATCGAGTTACGCCAACAATTAATGGCGATTGAAGGCGATCTAAATCCTGTCGACATCATGTTCTTATACAAAATTCTTGAATGGATTGGTGGTATTGCAGATCAAGCACAGCGTGTTGGCGCTCGTCTTGAAGTAATGCTTTCTCGATCTTAA